A part of Trachemys scripta elegans isolate TJP31775 chromosome 23, CAS_Tse_1.0, whole genome shotgun sequence genomic DNA contains:
- the LOC117869426 gene encoding slit homolog 2 protein-like, which translates to MPPFFLALLLWGQAAGAAKACPHLCVCYESSDFVDCRGRRLAHVPRSVPHSTWLLDLRHNNLTSLEAGSFDALWSMKILLLAHNSVGQLWPKAFACLGFLEKIDLSHNLLSQLPPDFSDELASLKELKAAYNRLSAVGYESLQHLESLEKLDLSYNQVASIEKGAFRGLSRLRYLYLQSNRLGIVHNGFFSMLQNLEVLFLGNNNISAIELEAFTSLHNVNLLALTGNQLLHLKFKTFLNIQTPSTHLQLAGNPWACDCDLQRVFSKILSVRHLHVEDYANITCASPWQLAGLPLVSVDAQLCVAETATVLVITVTVLVTVVAAIVMAERNRKRSQEKNWNESDGPFDSQEK; encoded by the coding sequence ATGCCGCCCTTCTTCCTGGCTCTCCTGCTTTGGGGGCAGGCGGCAGGAGCCGCCAAGGCCTGTCCTCACCTGTGCGTCTGCTACGAATCCTCGGATTTCGTGGACTGCCGTGGCCGGCGCCTGGCCCACGTCCCCCGCAGCGTCCCGCACAGCACGTGGCTCCTGGATCTGAGGCACAACAACCTGACCAGCCTGGAGGCGGGCTCCTTCGACGCCCTGTGGTCTATGAAGATCTTGCTCCTGGCCCACAACTCCGTCGGCCAGCTCTGGCCCAAGGCCTTCGCTTGCCTGGGCTTCCTGGAGAAGATAGACCTCAGCcacaacctcctgtcccagctgcctcctgacTTCTCCGATGAACTGGCCTCCCTGAAGGAGCTCAAGGCGGCCTACAACCGGCTGTCGGCCGTGGGCTATGAGAGCCTGCAGCACCTGGAGAGCCTGGAGAAGCTGGACCTGAGCTACAACCAAGTGGCTTCCATTGAGAAGGGGGCCTTTCGGGGCCTGTCCAGGCTTCGCTACCTCTACCTCCAGTCCAACCGGCTGGGGATTGTCCACAACGGCTTCTTCTCCATGCTCCAGAACCTGGAAGTCCTCTTCCTTGGCAACAACAACATCAGCGCCATCGAGCTGGAGGCCTTCACCTCCCTGCACAACGTGAATCTCCTGGCTTTGACCGGCAACCAGCTCCTCCACCTCAAATTCAAGACCTTCCTGAACATCCAGACGCCTAGCACCCACCTCCAGCTCGCCGGCAACCCCTGGGCCTGCGACTGTGACCTCCAGCGGGTCTTCAGCAAGATCCTGAGCGTCCGCCACCTCCACGTGGAAGACTACGCCAATATCACCTGTGCCAGTCCCTGGCAGCTGGCCGGCTTGCCTCTGGTTTCTGTGGATGCCCAGCTGTGTGTGGCCGAGACGGCCACCGTCCTGGTGATCACGGTCACCGTCCTGGTGACGGTCGTTGCCGCCATCGTCATGGCGGAGAGGAACAGGAAGAGGAGCCAGGAGAAGAACTGGAATGAGTCGGACGGCCCCTTCGACTCGCAGGAGAAGTGA
- the TMEM101 gene encoding transmembrane protein 101, whose protein sequence is MAAAGARRRRLLRLLMQLGSVLLTRFPFWNCLSALMLFAERADARRKPDIPVPYLYLDMGAAVLCASFMSFGVKRRWFALGAALQLAVSTYAAYIGGYVHYGDWLKVRMYSRTIAIIGGFLILASGAGEIYRQKPRSRSLQSTGQVFLGIYLICVAYSLQHSKEDRLAYLNHILGGEITLQLLFILYGVLALSFLSGYYISTAAQILSVILPLVILFIDGNLGYWHDSRRVEFWNQMKLIGQNVGIFGAVIILATDG, encoded by the exons ATGGCGGCGGCCGGGGCTCGGCGGCGGCGGTTGCTGCGGCTGCTGATGCAGCTCGGCTCGGTGCTGCTCACGCGCTTCCCCTTCTGGAACTGCCTCAGCGCCCTCATGCTCTTCGCGGAGCGGGCCGACGCCCGcag GAAACCTGACATCCCCGTCCCGTATCTGTACTTGGACATGGGGGCAGCGGTGTTGTGTGCCAGCTTCATGTCCTTCGGGGTGAAGCGCAGGTGGTTTGCACTGGGAGCTGCTCTTCAGCTAGCAGTCAGCACGTACGCGGCGTATATCGGGGGCTATGTGCACTACGGTGACTGGTTGAAG GTGAGGATGTACTCACGAACCATAGCTATCATTGGTGGGTTCCTGATCTTGGCGAGTGGGGCTGGTGAGATCTATCGTCAGAAGCCACGGAGCAGGTCTCTGCAGTCCACCGGGCAGGTCTTCCTCGGCATCTACCTCATCTGCGTG GCCTATTCCCTCCAGCACAGCAAAGAGGATCGTCTGGCTTACCTCAACCACATCCTAGGTGgcgagatcaccctgcagctacTCTTCATCCTCTATGGGGTGCTGGCCCTGTCATTCCTGTCCGGTTATTACATCAGCACGGCTGCCCAGATCCTCTCGGTGATCCTGCCCCTGGTCATCCTGTTCATTGATGGGAACCTCGGCTACTGGCATGACTCCCGGCGCGTCGAGTTCTGGAACCAGATGAAACTCATCGGGCAGAACGTTGGTATCTTCGGGGCTGTCATCATCTTGGCCACGGATGGTTGA
- the NAGS gene encoding N-acetylglutamate synthase, mitochondrial has protein sequence MDMKPLLVLGLPSRSSLSDTLTFRDTKALLTQNCKALTDALRQNSAATMPFFGAGAVLGAEQSPANSSGISVDSDLLQWCLESGNIPIICPVGETRGRQSLLLDSVEVTAAISRTLLPTKIIFLNMTGGIRNSGQKVLGNVNLPADLDLVTKAQWMGHKEQQQVRLIIDLLSRLPYEASAVIASAGTLLAEIFSNKGSGTLFRNAERMLRAERLEELDQQRLVSLINTSFGKTLRGDYLASIRPRLHSIYFSEGYNAAAIITKEPVLGGMPYLDKFVVSSTKKSQGSGQMLWECIRQDLRTLFWRSRVTNPINPWYFKHSDGSFTNHQWIFFWFGLSDIRDSYELVNHAISIPDSFCKP, from the exons ATGGACATGAagcccctgctggtgctggggctgCCGTCCCGGAGCTCCCTGAGCGACACCCTCACCTTCCGGGATACCAAGGCGCTGCTGACCCAGAACTGCAAGGCCCTGACGGACGCCCTGCGCCAGAACTCCGCTGCCACCATGCCCTTCTTCGGGGCCGGCGCCGTGCTAGGAGCGGAGCAGTCGCCCGCCAACTCCAG cgGGATCTCCGTGGACAGTGACCTGCTGCAGTGGTGCCTGGAGTCCGGGAACATCCCCATCATCTGCCCCGTCGGGGAGACCCGCGGCCGCCAGTCCCTGCTGCTGGACTCCGTCGAGGTCACCGCCGCCATTTCCAGGACGCTGCTGCCCACCAAGATCATCTTCCTGAACATGACGGGGGGGATCAGGAACTCCGGGCAGAAG GTGCTGGGGAACGTGAACCTGCCCGCCGACCTGGACCTAGTGACCAAAGCCCAGTGGATGGGccacaaggagcagcagcaggtcaGGCTGATCATCGACCTGCTGAGCCGCTTGCCCTACGAGGCCTCCGCCGTCATCGCCTCTGCCGGCACGCTGCTCGCCGAGATCTTCAGCAACAAAG GCTCGGGGACCCTGTTCAGGAACGCTGAGCGTATGCTGCGGGCCGAGAGGCTGGAGGAGCTGGACCAGCAGCGCCTGGTCTCCTTGATCAACACGTCCTTCGGGAAGACCCTCCGAGGGGACTATCTGGCTTCCATACGGCCCAGGCTGCACTCCATCTACTTCTCAGAGGG CTACAACGCAGCAGCCATCATCACGAAGGAGCCGGTCCTGGGCGGCATGCCGTACTTGGACAAGTTTGTGGTCAGCTCCACCAAGAAAAGCCAAGGCTCCGGCCAGATGCTGTGGGAGTGCATACGGCAGGACCTCAGGACCCTCTTCTGGAGGTCTCGCGTCACCAACCCCATTAACCCCTG GTATTTCAAGCACAGTGATGGAAGCTTCACCAACCACCAATGGATCTTCTTCTGGTTTGGCCTGTCCGACATCCGGGATTCCTACGAGCTGGTGAACCACGCAATATCCATTCCAGACTCGTTCTGCAAACCATAG